In Pseudomonas sp. R76, one genomic interval encodes:
- a CDS encoding DUF6026 family protein: MSTAQMTRPPQTLYVSVRRDELRQLKDERDQLQQEVLRLRSYLQAQINQASGTQPALC; the protein is encoded by the coding sequence ATGAGCACAGCACAGATGACCCGCCCGCCACAGACCCTCTACGTCAGCGTCCGTCGCGATGAATTGCGCCAGTTGAAAGACGAACGCGACCAGCTGCAGCAAGAAGTCCTGCGCTTGCGTTCCTACCTTCAGGCCCAGATCAACCAGGCGTCCGGCACCCAGCCCGCGCTTTGCTGA
- the gnd gene encoding phosphogluconate dehydrogenase (NAD(+)-dependent, decarboxylating), with protein MQLGIIGLGRMGGNIARRLMLNGHTTVVYDRNEAFVKGLSEEGATGVADLKALVAGLQKPRAVWVMLPAGDPTENTINELSELLEDGDVIIDGGNTNYKDDVRRAKALSEKGLHYVDVGTSGGVWGLERGYCMMIGGNAETVQRLDPIFASLAPGLGTIPRTKDRSASADKRAEHGYIHAGPAGSGHFVKMIHNGIEYGMMQAFAEGFDILKTKNSDNLPEDQRFDLNVADIAEVWRRGSVVSSWLLDLTADALATDPKLDGYSGSVADSGEGRWTIEAAMEQAVPVPVLSTSLFARFRSRQQSTYGDKMLSAMRFGFGGHVETSKK; from the coding sequence ATGCAACTGGGGATTATCGGACTAGGCCGCATGGGCGGTAACATTGCGCGGCGCCTGATGCTCAATGGGCATACCACCGTTGTATACGACCGTAACGAAGCATTCGTCAAAGGCTTGAGCGAAGAGGGCGCCACCGGCGTTGCCGACTTGAAAGCCCTGGTAGCCGGCCTGCAAAAGCCGCGCGCCGTTTGGGTCATGTTGCCGGCAGGCGACCCGACTGAAAACACCATCAATGAATTGAGTGAGCTGCTGGAAGACGGTGACGTGATCATCGACGGCGGCAACACTAACTATAAAGACGACGTGCGCCGTGCCAAGGCGCTGTCGGAAAAAGGCCTGCACTATGTCGACGTCGGCACCTCCGGCGGCGTCTGGGGCCTGGAGCGCGGTTATTGCATGATGATCGGTGGCAACGCCGAGACCGTGCAGCGCCTCGACCCGATTTTCGCCAGCCTGGCCCCAGGCCTGGGCACGATCCCGCGCACCAAGGACCGTTCCGCCTCGGCTGATAAACGAGCTGAACATGGCTACATTCACGCAGGCCCAGCCGGTTCCGGGCATTTTGTGAAGATGATTCACAACGGCATCGAGTACGGGATGATGCAGGCCTTTGCCGAAGGTTTTGACATCCTCAAAACCAAGAACTCGGACAACCTGCCGGAAGATCAGCGCTTTGATCTCAACGTCGCCGACATCGCCGAAGTCTGGCGCCGTGGCAGTGTGGTTTCGTCGTGGTTGCTGGACCTGACCGCCGACGCCTTGGCCACCGACCCGAAACTCGACGGCTATTCGGGTTCCGTGGCCGACAGTGGCGAAGGCCGCTGGACCATCGAAGCGGCCATGGAGCAAGCGGTGCCGGTGCCGGTGCTGTCCACCTCGTTGTTCGCGCGTTTCCGTTCCCGCCAGCAGAGCACCTACGGTGACAAAATGCTTTCTGCCATGCGCTTCGGCTTTGGCGGCCATGTGGAGACTTCCAAAAAATGA
- a CDS encoding phosphoethanolamine transferase CptA has product MAMFKRSTKSAKGFDWAGLGWLFLFFWYFSGITQLLIQLTGTSGFSGFRQAFFLSAFWLAPMLLFPRQTRMLAALIGVVLWACSMASLGYFFIYQQEFSQSVIFIMFESNISEAGEYATQYFAWWIVLAFIAHTAFAVFLWTRLRPVYLPRGQAILAATAIVLAVVGYPLVKQIATNPTMELAIDGFESRVEPAVPWQMIVAYRRYTEQLNSMQGMLTSASQIPPLKNLKDTMAGQPSTLVLVIGESTNRQRMSLYGYPRNTTPELDKLRDQLAVFDNVITPRPYTIEALQQVLTFADEENPDLYLKTPSIVSVMKQAGYKTYWITNQQTMTKRNTMLTTFSEQADEQVYLNNNRNQNARQYDGDVLEPFAKAMADPAERKFIVVHLLGTHMSYQYRYPPTFDKFTDRQGVPPGISDEQLPVYNSYDNAVLYNDFVVSSLIKDYAKTDPNGFLLYLSDHGEDVYDSAGHSTLGRNEGKPTAPMYTIPFMAYASPKWRETHDWSFASSLQRPSSSSQLIHTWADLAGLSFDEWDRSKSLVNASFKPRPLMIGDPYIGQKKGLIDFSMLKPKKPDAAEVVIK; this is encoded by the coding sequence ATGGCGATGTTCAAACGCAGCACGAAGTCTGCGAAAGGCTTTGATTGGGCCGGCCTTGGCTGGCTGTTCCTGTTTTTCTGGTATTTCTCGGGTATCACCCAACTCCTGATCCAACTGACCGGCACCTCCGGGTTCAGTGGTTTTCGCCAAGCCTTCTTCCTTAGCGCCTTCTGGTTGGCGCCGATGCTGCTGTTCCCGCGCCAGACCCGCATGCTCGCCGCATTGATCGGCGTGGTGCTGTGGGCCTGCTCCATGGCCAGCCTTGGTTACTTCTTCATCTATCAGCAGGAGTTTTCGCAAAGCGTCATCTTCATCATGTTCGAGTCGAACATCTCTGAAGCCGGCGAATACGCGACCCAATACTTCGCCTGGTGGATCGTGCTGGCGTTCATCGCCCATACCGCCTTTGCAGTGTTCCTGTGGACCCGCCTGCGCCCGGTCTACCTGCCGCGCGGCCAGGCGATCCTGGCGGCGACTGCGATTGTACTGGCGGTGGTCGGCTACCCGCTGGTCAAGCAGATTGCGACCAACCCGACCATGGAACTGGCCATCGACGGCTTCGAATCGCGTGTCGAGCCCGCAGTGCCATGGCAGATGATCGTTGCCTACCGCCGTTACACCGAACAACTCAACAGCATGCAAGGCATGCTGACCAGTGCCAGCCAGATCCCGCCCTTGAAGAACCTCAAGGACACCATGGCTGGCCAGCCCTCCACGTTGGTGCTGGTGATCGGCGAGTCCACCAACCGCCAGCGCATGAGCCTCTACGGCTACCCGCGTAACACCACGCCGGAACTGGACAAGCTGCGCGACCAACTGGCGGTGTTCGACAATGTCATCACCCCGCGCCCCTACACCATTGAAGCGCTGCAACAGGTGCTGACCTTCGCCGACGAAGAGAACCCGGACCTGTACCTCAAGACGCCGTCGATTGTGAGCGTGATGAAACAGGCCGGCTACAAGACCTACTGGATCACCAACCAGCAGACCATGACCAAGCGCAACACCATGCTCACGACCTTTTCCGAGCAGGCTGACGAGCAGGTGTACCTCAATAACAACCGCAACCAGAATGCCCGCCAATATGACGGCGACGTACTGGAGCCTTTCGCCAAGGCCATGGCTGACCCTGCTGAACGCAAATTCATCGTGGTGCACCTGCTGGGCACGCACATGAGCTACCAGTATCGCTACCCGCCGACCTTCGACAAATTCACCGATCGCCAGGGCGTGCCACCCGGCATCAGCGATGAACAGCTGCCGGTCTACAACAGCTACGACAATGCGGTGCTGTACAACGACTTCGTGGTGTCGAGCCTGATCAAGGACTACGCCAAGACCGACCCGAACGGCTTCCTGCTGTACCTCTCGGACCACGGCGAGGACGTGTACGACTCGGCCGGCCACAGCACCCTGGGGCGTAACGAAGGCAAGCCCACTGCGCCGATGTACACCATTCCGTTCATGGCGTACGCCTCGCCGAAGTGGCGGGAAACCCACGACTGGAGCTTCGCCAGCAGCCTGCAGCGCCCTTCCAGCAGCTCGCAATTGATCCACACCTGGGCCGACCTCGCCGGGTTGAGCTTCGATGAATGGGACCGCAGCAAGAGCCTGGTCAATGCCAGCTTCAAGCCGCGCCCGCTGATGATTGGCGACCCTTATATCGGCCAGAAAAAGGGCCTGATCGATTTCAGCATGCTCAAGCCGAAGAAGCCGGATGCCGCTGAAGTGGTCATCAAGTAG